The following coding sequences lie in one Oryza brachyantha chromosome 10, ObraRS2, whole genome shotgun sequence genomic window:
- the LOC102714408 gene encoding probable glucuronosyltransferase Os10g0205300: MAVTPCPPRRPISAPCFLLCFLLGFVAGLFPFAHRHLHLDLHLPLPPPASTVVDSPSTPTILQPQPQQRPPAVAAKRKLLLVVTPTRARPLQAYYLRRLAHTLRLAPSPLLWLVVESGAATRDTAALLRGCGVMYRHLSSPVPDAPQDPPPRRRGRRQERPIVDRRARQRNTALDHIEHHRLHGIVYFADEDNVYSLDLFHHLGDIRSFGTWPVATLAPGKSKTILKGPVCDGNRVVGWHTRDGNKKRGRFHVDMSGFAFNSSMLWDAKNRGHQAWNYIRQLDTANEGFQETTFIEQLVEDETHMEGVPPGCSKIMNFHLHLEDKDAMYLNGWQTTQNLDVIIPLVKEA, encoded by the exons ATGGCCGTGACGCCgtgcccgccgcggcggcccaTCTCCGCGCCGTGCTTCCTCCTCTGCTTCCTGCTCGGCTTCGTCGCGGGCCTCTTCCCCTTCGCgcaccgccacctccacctcgacCTCCACCTCCCGCTCCCTCCCCCGGCGAGCACCGTCGTCGACAGCCCGTCCACGCCGACGATTctgcagccgcagccgcagcagcggcctcccgcggtggcggcgaagcgGAAGCTGCTGCTGGTCGTGACGCCGACCCGTGCCCGCCCGCTGCAGGCCTACTACCTGCGCCGCCTCGCGCACACGCTCCGCCTCGCGCCGTCCCCGCTGCTCTGGCTCGTCGTCGAgtccggcgccgccacgcgcgACACGGCCGCACTCCTCCGTGGCTGCGGGGTCATGTACCGCCACCTGTCCTCCCCTGTCCCCGACGCGCCCCAGgatcctcctccccgccgccgtgggCGGAGACAGGAGCGCCCGATCGTAGACCGCCGCGCACGCCAGCGGAACACGGCGCTGGACCACATCGAGCACCATCGTCTCCACGGCATCGTCTACTTCGCCGACGAGGACAACGTCTATTCGCTTGACCTCTTCCACCATCTTGGCGACATAAG GAGTTTTGGCACCTGGCCTGTGGCAACCTTGGCACCCGGGAAGAGTAAGACAATACTGAAAGGACCAGTGTGCGATGGGAACAGGGTTGTGGGATGGCACACTAGAGATGGGAACAAGAAGCGGGGAAGGTTCCATGTCGATATGTCGGGGTTTGCATTCAACAGCAGTATGCTTTGGGACGCCAAGAACAGGGGTCATCAAGCCTGGAATTACATACGGCAGCTGGATACTGCTAATGAGGGGTTTCAA GAGACAACATTTATCGAACAGCTTGTAGAAGATGAAACTCATATGGAGGGTGTACCTCCTGGttgttcaaaaattatgaattttcaTCTTCATCTGGAAGACAAAGATGCCATGTACTTGAACGGGTGGCAAACCACTCAAAACCTGGATGTAATTATTCCTCTGGTGAAGGAAGCATAG